A portion of the Achromobacter sp. MFA1 R4 genome contains these proteins:
- a CDS encoding MATE family efflux transporter → MLHAPIAPTLARLAWPNILMMLAQSSTGLIETWFLARLGTPVLAGVALVVPVLMLMQNMSQGAMGGGISAAVARALGGGRQLEADQLVLHAVVLNALLGIVFCVLLLAFGPALYRALGAEGAALDAALAYSNVIFGGIVLMWLMNAFASAIRGTGNMLVPGAVICGGALLLVPLSPCLIFGWGPFPALGVAGGGWALVIYYAVGTLILGAYCASGRNAARLVSSKLHAGLMRSILSVGALATINPLLTNALVALTAALVGAYSGEAALAGYGVAVRLEYLLMPIAFGLGAPMVAMVGSNIGAGQPERAMRIALTGGAMAFVLAEAIGLAAAFFPEAWLRLFGAQDHMLQAGADYLRIVGPVYGFFALGFSLYFASQGAGRLKWPLTAGFLRLLVGIGAGGIALHLTGSLTVFFVFSAVAMCLYGLIILAAVASGSWFDRGHLPGRRLFAR, encoded by the coding sequence ATGCTTCACGCCCCCATCGCGCCCACGCTCGCGCGGCTGGCCTGGCCCAATATCCTGATGATGCTCGCGCAGTCCTCCACCGGCCTGATCGAGACCTGGTTCCTGGCGCGGCTGGGCACGCCCGTGCTGGCGGGCGTGGCGCTGGTGGTGCCGGTGCTGATGCTGATGCAGAACATGTCGCAGGGCGCGATGGGCGGCGGAATCTCCGCCGCCGTCGCGCGGGCCCTGGGCGGAGGCCGGCAGCTTGAAGCGGACCAGCTCGTGCTGCACGCCGTCGTCCTCAATGCGCTGCTGGGCATCGTCTTCTGCGTGCTGCTGCTGGCGTTCGGGCCGGCGCTGTACCGGGCGCTGGGCGCCGAGGGCGCGGCGCTCGACGCGGCGCTGGCCTATTCCAACGTCATCTTCGGCGGCATCGTCCTGATGTGGCTGATGAACGCGTTCGCCAGCGCCATCCGCGGCACGGGCAACATGCTGGTGCCCGGCGCGGTGATCTGCGGCGGCGCGCTGCTGCTGGTGCCGCTCTCGCCCTGCCTGATTTTCGGATGGGGGCCCTTCCCGGCCCTGGGCGTGGCGGGCGGCGGCTGGGCGCTGGTGATCTACTACGCCGTGGGCACGCTCATCCTGGGCGCGTACTGCGCCAGCGGCCGCAATGCGGCCCGGCTGGTATCCAGCAAGCTGCACGCGGGACTCATGCGCAGCATCCTGAGCGTGGGCGCGCTGGCCACCATCAACCCGCTGCTGACCAACGCGCTGGTGGCCCTGACCGCCGCGCTGGTGGGCGCCTATTCGGGCGAGGCCGCCCTGGCGGGCTACGGGGTCGCGGTGCGCCTGGAATATCTGCTGATGCCGATTGCCTTCGGCCTGGGCGCCCCGATGGTGGCGATGGTGGGGTCCAACATCGGCGCGGGCCAACCGGAGCGCGCCATGCGCATCGCCCTGACCGGCGGCGCGATGGCCTTCGTGCTGGCCGAAGCCATCGGGCTGGCGGCGGCGTTCTTTCCCGAAGCGTGGCTGCGCCTGTTCGGCGCGCAGGACCACATGCTGCAGGCCGGCGCGGACTACCTGCGCATCGTCGGTCCGGTGTATGGCTTTTTTGCGCTGGGCTTTTCGCTGTATTTCGCGTCGCAGGGCGCGGGGCGCCTGAAATGGCCGCTCACCGCGGGATTCCTGCGCCTGCTCGTCGGCATCGGCGCGGGCGGCATCGCGCTGCACCTGACCGGCTCGCTGACAGTGTTTTTCGTGTTCTCGGCCGTGGCGATGTGCCTGTATGGGCTGATCATCCTGGCGGCCGTCGCGTCGGGCTCCTGGTTCGACCGCGGGCATCTGCCGGGACGCCGGCTGTTCGCGCGATAG
- a CDS encoding LysR substrate-binding domain-containing protein, with protein sequence MTAFDPDAVTRKLTSRLKMRHLILLLQIEQHGSLTRVAEHMATSQPAVTNALAELESMFDVPLFDRSVRGMTPTPMGAVVLARARGLVHDLGHLVQDMETVAAGHAAHLHIGVIPFVSGQMLSAAIGRTLPQGRQITATIHEGQGPALLRQLRDHTLDVVVGWATPSVDLTHIGFEVLYHQQPRLIASRRLAARLGRSRLEWNRLADLDWILGTPGSPIREQVANIFLRAGLAPPPPSVQSDSSKLIGEMIVASDRAVSILPADIADELVRIAGAAIVPYSFDWTLPPISIFTRSDGLRRNVEALFAAALREVYTRGARPPS encoded by the coding sequence ATGACAGCCTTTGATCCGGATGCCGTCACCCGGAAATTGACCTCGCGCCTGAAGATGCGCCACCTGATCCTGCTCCTGCAGATCGAGCAGCATGGGTCGCTGACCCGGGTGGCCGAGCACATGGCGACCAGCCAGCCGGCCGTGACCAACGCCCTGGCCGAGCTGGAAAGCATGTTCGACGTGCCCTTGTTCGACCGCTCCGTGCGCGGCATGACGCCCACGCCGATGGGCGCCGTGGTGCTGGCGCGGGCCCGGGGGCTGGTCCACGACCTGGGGCACCTGGTGCAGGACATGGAAACCGTGGCGGCCGGGCACGCCGCCCACCTGCACATCGGCGTGATCCCGTTTGTCTCGGGCCAGATGCTGTCGGCGGCCATCGGCCGCACGCTGCCCCAAGGCCGGCAGATCACCGCCACCATCCACGAGGGGCAGGGCCCGGCGCTGCTGCGCCAACTGCGCGACCACACGCTGGACGTGGTGGTGGGATGGGCCACGCCGTCGGTGGACCTGACCCACATTGGCTTCGAGGTGCTGTATCACCAGCAGCCGCGCCTGATCGCCAGCCGCCGGCTGGCCGCCCGGCTGGGCCGGTCGCGGCTGGAATGGAACCGGCTGGCCGACCTGGACTGGATCCTGGGCACGCCGGGCAGCCCGATCCGCGAGCAGGTGGCCAACATCTTCCTGCGCGCCGGGCTGGCGCCCCCGCCCCCGTCGGTCCAGAGCGACTCGTCCAAGCTGATCGGCGAAATGATCGTGGCAAGCGACCGCGCCGTGAGCATTCTGCCGGCCGACATCGCCGACGAACTGGTGCGCATCGCGGGCGCGGCCATCGTCCCGTACTCGTTCGATTGGACGCTGCCGCCGATTTCGATCTTCACGCGGTCGGACGGCCTGCGGCGCAACGTGGAGGCGCTGTTCGCCGCCGCCCTGCGCGAGGTCTACACCCGGGGCGCTCGTCCGCCCTCTTGA
- a CDS encoding cation-transporting P-type ATPase: MTQARTQAPQAPRPWHQLSVHETLAIQVTSAAGLSQDQIRRRQETHGLNALPPPARRSAWLRFLGHFNDVLIYILLAAAVVTSLMGHWLDTTVILAVAVINAIIGYVQESRAERSLDGIRNMMSNRARVVRDGQKEDIDARDLVPGDIVILRPGDKIPADVRLFDAHNLHVEESMLTGESTVVEKHDAPLPGDAALGDRLNIGFSGTHVSAGNARGIVIATGSDTEIGHINRMMTDVHALQTPLLRQMALLGKRIFHVVLVMVAVLFVVGRYLLGMPLPDLLLSLISIAVASVPEGLPAIISIILSLGVQRMARNRAIIRKLPTVETLGAMTVICSDKTGTLTMNEMTAKNVLLAQGVYHVAGDNYQPIGEITRASDGLPVDWRHEDALTRFVRAAAICNDSQLHEDADGQWRIVGGPTEGAMMVLAAKAGQGLDGVAKHGKVPFDSGYKYMARRCDDHGHNLIYVTGAPDVLFRLCAHEQGEHGPQPLRLDYWERGLAAFAQQGLRTLAAAYKPGAAGATALSHADFQDGLILLGVAGIMDPPRPEAIAAIALCNQAGIRVKMITGDHPETALAIGAMLGMTHVREAVTGAQLEQMNDEELAARVRDHDIFARTSPEHKLRLVRALQGMGEVVGMTGDGVNDAPALKQADVGVAMGIKGTEVTKEAADMVLADDNFASIAYAVREGRRVYDNLKKTILFILPTNLAQGLLVIAALLAGAQAPLTPLQILWMNMATSITLSFGLAFEPAEPGMMHRPPRDPAKSILDAFAIWRIAFVGLLFMASAFVIEKSLIAAGRDADFIRTVILQTLVTAQWTYLFNCRLQDRFPLTPSMFRNKALWLVTILLGLLQCALIYLPGMNRVFGTVPLPPEYWTLTLVAAGVLFCIVEGEKWVLRRWRARRTQKMPINVKVPAARR, from the coding sequence ATGACGCAGGCGAGAACGCAGGCTCCGCAAGCTCCTCGACCCTGGCACCAGCTCTCCGTCCACGAGACGCTGGCCATCCAGGTGACCAGCGCCGCTGGCCTGTCCCAGGACCAGATCCGGCGCAGGCAGGAAACCCATGGCCTGAACGCCCTGCCTCCCCCCGCCCGCCGCAGCGCCTGGCTGCGCTTTCTGGGCCATTTCAATGACGTGCTGATCTACATCCTGCTGGCTGCCGCGGTGGTGACCTCGTTGATGGGCCACTGGCTGGACACCACCGTCATCCTGGCCGTGGCGGTGATCAACGCCATCATCGGCTATGTGCAGGAGAGCCGGGCCGAGCGGTCGCTGGACGGCATCCGCAACATGATGTCGAACCGGGCACGCGTGGTGCGCGATGGCCAGAAGGAGGACATCGACGCGCGCGACCTGGTGCCGGGAGACATCGTCATCCTGCGACCGGGCGACAAGATTCCCGCCGACGTGCGGCTGTTCGACGCGCACAACCTGCACGTCGAGGAATCGATGCTGACCGGCGAATCCACCGTCGTCGAAAAGCACGACGCGCCCCTGCCAGGCGACGCGGCGCTGGGCGACCGCCTGAATATCGGGTTCTCGGGCACGCACGTCAGCGCGGGCAACGCGCGCGGCATCGTCATCGCGACCGGCAGCGACACCGAGATCGGCCACATCAATCGCATGATGACCGACGTGCATGCGCTGCAGACGCCGCTGCTGCGGCAGATGGCGCTGCTGGGCAAGCGCATTTTCCACGTGGTGCTGGTGATGGTGGCGGTGCTGTTCGTCGTGGGACGCTACCTGCTCGGCATGCCGCTGCCCGACCTGCTGCTGTCCCTGATCAGCATCGCGGTCGCCTCCGTGCCCGAAGGCCTGCCCGCCATCATCTCCATCATCCTGTCGCTGGGCGTGCAGCGCATGGCGCGCAACCGCGCCATCATCCGCAAGCTGCCGACCGTGGAAACGCTGGGCGCGATGACGGTGATCTGCTCGGACAAGACTGGCACCCTGACCATGAACGAGATGACCGCCAAGAATGTGCTGCTGGCGCAGGGCGTCTACCACGTGGCGGGCGACAACTACCAGCCCATCGGCGAGATCACGCGCGCATCCGACGGGCTGCCGGTGGACTGGCGGCACGAAGACGCGCTGACCCGCTTCGTGCGCGCCGCGGCGATCTGCAACGACAGCCAGTTGCACGAGGACGCCGACGGTCAGTGGCGCATCGTGGGCGGCCCCACCGAGGGCGCGATGATGGTGCTGGCGGCCAAGGCGGGCCAGGGCCTGGACGGCGTGGCCAAGCATGGCAAGGTGCCGTTCGACTCCGGCTACAAGTACATGGCGCGCCGCTGCGACGACCACGGGCACAACCTGATCTACGTCACCGGCGCGCCCGACGTGCTGTTCAGGCTGTGCGCGCACGAGCAGGGCGAGCATGGACCGCAGCCGCTGCGCCTGGACTACTGGGAACGCGGCCTGGCGGCCTTTGCGCAGCAGGGCCTGCGCACGCTGGCCGCGGCTTACAAGCCCGGCGCGGCGGGCGCCACCGCGCTGAGCCACGCCGACTTCCAGGACGGGCTCATCCTGCTCGGCGTGGCCGGCATCATGGACCCGCCCCGCCCCGAGGCCATCGCGGCCATCGCCCTGTGCAACCAGGCGGGGATCCGCGTGAAGATGATCACCGGCGACCATCCCGAAACCGCGCTCGCCATCGGCGCGATGCTGGGCATGACGCACGTGCGCGAGGCCGTCACGGGCGCGCAGCTCGAACAGATGAACGACGAGGAACTGGCCGCGCGGGTGCGCGACCATGACATCTTTGCCCGCACCAGTCCCGAGCACAAGCTGCGCCTCGTGCGCGCGCTGCAGGGCATGGGCGAGGTGGTCGGCATGACAGGCGACGGCGTCAACGACGCCCCCGCGCTCAAGCAGGCCGACGTGGGCGTGGCCATGGGCATCAAGGGCACCGAAGTCACCAAGGAAGCCGCGGACATGGTGCTGGCGGACGACAACTTCGCCTCCATTGCCTATGCGGTGCGCGAGGGACGCCGCGTCTACGACAACCTGAAAAAGACGATCCTCTTCATCCTGCCGACCAACCTGGCGCAGGGCCTGCTCGTCATCGCCGCGCTTCTAGCCGGCGCGCAGGCGCCGCTGACGCCATTGCAGATCCTGTGGATGAACATGGCCACGTCCATCACGTTGTCGTTCGGCCTGGCGTTCGAACCCGCCGAGCCCGGCATGATGCACCGGCCGCCACGCGATCCGGCGAAATCCATCCTCGACGCCTTCGCCATCTGGCGCATCGCCTTCGTGGGCCTGCTGTTCATGGCGTCGGCGTTCGTCATCGAGAAAAGCCTGATCGCCGCGGGACGCGACGCGGACTTCATCCGCACCGTCATTCTGCAGACGCTGGTGACGGCGCAATGGACCTACCTGTTCAACTGCCGCCTGCAGGACCGCTTTCCGCTCACGCCCAGCATGTTCCGCAACAAGGCGCTGTGGCTGGTCACGATCCTGCTGGGGCTGCTGCAATGCGCCTTGATCTACCTGCCCGGAATGAACCGCGTGTTCGGCACGGTGCCGCTGCCGCCCGAGTACTGGACGCTGACCCTGGTGGCCGCGGGCGTGCTGTTCTGCATCGTCGAGGGCGAAAAGTGGGTGCTGCGACGGTGGCGCGCGCGCCGCACACAAAAAATGCCAATAAATGTAAAGGTCCCCGCCGCAAGGCGATGA
- a CDS encoding NADP-dependent malic enzyme, translating into MNTQSDRQAALDYHEYPTPGKISVVASKPLVNQRDLALAYSPGVAAACEEIVADPANVFRYTARGNLVGVITNGTAVLGLGNIGALASKPVMEGKAVLFKKFAGLDVFDIEINETDPDKLVEIIAGLEATFGGINLEDIKAPECFTVERKLRERMNIPVFHDDQHGTAICVSAAFINGLKVVGKDIKTVKVVTSGAGAAALACLDLMVDLGLPLENIWVTDIEGVVYEGRTTLMDPDKARFAQKTDARKLAEVIQDADVFLGLSAGGVLKPEMVAAMGSRPLILALANPTPEILPEVAHGVRDDVVMATGRSDYPNQVNNVLCFPYIFRGALDVGATTITREMEMAAVYAIAELAEEEQNEVVAAAYGTYDISFGPEYLIPKPFDPRLIVRIAPAVAKAAMEGGVATRPLADLEAYEEQLQQFVYHSGAFMKPLFSAAKRIVRGGGKARIVFTEGEDERVLRAVQVIVDEGLARPILVGRPAVLLSRIEKFGLRLRLGEDVEVTNPEYDERFHQYWTTYWELMSRRGITKEMARVEMRRRLTLIGAMMVHLGDADGMVCGTVGAYHDHLRFVDEVIGRRPGHNVYAAMNILLLDERTVVLVDTHINDDPTAEQIAEFTIMAAQEMARMNLAPKVALLSRSNFGSGSSASGEKMRRALELVREAAPELEIDGEMHGDCALDEALRMRILPSSTLKGEANLLVCPNVDAGNIAYNLLKTAAGGNVAVGPFLLGANAPVHILTNSSTVRRIINMTAMAVLDANRVEAG; encoded by the coding sequence ATGAACACGCAATCAGACCGCCAGGCGGCATTGGACTATCACGAGTACCCCACCCCGGGGAAGATTTCCGTCGTGGCGTCCAAGCCGCTCGTCAACCAGCGCGACCTGGCGCTGGCGTACTCGCCCGGCGTGGCGGCGGCCTGCGAGGAAATCGTGGCCGACCCGGCCAACGTGTTCCGCTACACCGCGCGCGGCAACCTGGTGGGTGTCATCACCAACGGCACGGCGGTGCTGGGCCTGGGCAACATCGGCGCGCTGGCCTCCAAGCCGGTGATGGAAGGCAAGGCGGTGCTGTTCAAGAAGTTCGCCGGCCTGGATGTTTTCGACATCGAAATCAACGAAACCGACCCGGACAAGCTGGTCGAGATCATCGCCGGCCTGGAAGCCACCTTCGGCGGCATCAACCTGGAAGACATCAAGGCGCCCGAGTGCTTCACGGTGGAGCGCAAGCTGCGCGAGCGCATGAACATTCCGGTGTTCCACGACGACCAGCACGGCACGGCGATCTGCGTGTCGGCCGCCTTCATCAACGGCCTGAAGGTCGTGGGCAAGGACATCAAGACGGTCAAGGTGGTCACGTCGGGCGCGGGCGCCGCGGCGCTGGCCTGCCTGGACCTGATGGTGGACCTGGGCCTGCCGCTGGAAAACATCTGGGTCACCGACATCGAGGGCGTGGTCTACGAAGGCCGCACCACGCTGATGGACCCGGACAAGGCGCGCTTTGCGCAAAAGACCGACGCGCGCAAGCTGGCCGAGGTGATCCAGGACGCCGACGTGTTCCTGGGCCTGTCGGCTGGCGGCGTGCTCAAGCCGGAAATGGTGGCCGCGATGGGTTCGCGTCCGCTGATCCTGGCGCTGGCCAACCCCACGCCGGAAATCCTGCCGGAAGTGGCGCACGGCGTGCGCGACGACGTGGTCATGGCCACGGGCCGGTCGGACTACCCGAACCAGGTCAACAACGTGCTGTGTTTTCCGTACATCTTCCGCGGCGCGCTGGACGTGGGCGCCACGACCATCACGCGCGAGATGGAAATGGCGGCGGTGTACGCCATTGCCGAACTGGCCGAAGAAGAACAGAACGAAGTCGTTGCCGCCGCCTACGGCACCTACGACATCTCGTTCGGTCCCGAATACCTGATCCCCAAGCCCTTCGACCCGCGCCTCATCGTGCGCATCGCGCCGGCCGTGGCCAAGGCCGCGATGGAAGGCGGCGTGGCGACGCGCCCGCTGGCCGACCTGGAAGCCTACGAAGAGCAGCTCCAGCAGTTCGTGTACCACTCGGGCGCGTTCATGAAGCCCTTGTTCTCGGCCGCCAAACGCATCGTGCGCGGCGGTGGCAAGGCGCGCATCGTCTTCACCGAAGGCGAAGACGAACGCGTGCTGCGCGCCGTGCAGGTGATCGTCGACGAGGGCCTGGCCCGTCCCATCCTGGTGGGCCGTCCCGCCGTGCTGCTCTCGCGCATCGAAAAATTCGGCCTGCGCCTGCGGCTGGGCGAAGACGTCGAAGTCACCAACCCCGAATACGACGAGCGCTTCCACCAGTACTGGACCACCTACTGGGAACTGATGAGCCGCCGCGGCATCACCAAGGAAATGGCGCGCGTCGAAATGCGCCGCCGCCTGACGCTGATCGGCGCGATGATGGTGCACCTGGGCGACGCCGACGGCATGGTCTGCGGCACGGTGGGCGCGTACCACGACCACCTGCGCTTCGTGGACGAAGTCATCGGCCGCCGTCCGGGCCACAACGTGTACGCCGCCATGAACATCCTTCTGCTCGACGAGCGCACGGTGGTGCTGGTGGACACGCACATCAACGACGATCCCACCGCCGAGCAGATCGCCGAATTCACCATCATGGCGGCCCAGGAAATGGCGCGCATGAACCTTGCCCCGAAGGTGGCGCTGCTGTCGCGCTCGAACTTCGGCTCCGGCAGCTCGGCCTCGGGCGAGAAAATGCGCCGCGCCCTGGAACTGGTCCGCGAAGCCGCGCCGGAACTGGAAATCGACGGCGAAATGCACGGCGACTGCGCACTGGACGAGGCCCTGCGCATGCGCATCCTGCCTTCGTCCACGCTCAAGGGCGAAGCCAACCTGCTGGTGTGCCCCAACGTGGACGCCGGCAACATCGCCTACAACCTGCTCAAGACGGCAGCGGGCGGCAACGTGGCCGTGGGCCCGTTCCTGCTGGGCGCCAACGCACCCGTCCACATCCTGACCAACAGCTCCACCGTGCGCCGCATCATCAACATGACGGCCATGGCTGTGCTGGACGCCAACCGGGTGGAAGCGGGCTGA
- a CDS encoding AraC family ligand binding domain-containing protein produces the protein MSAGRFLMQRSALPGVQAVDACSRHAFARHTHEQFGIGVMREGAQVSHSGRGQVEAGPGYVITVNPGEVHDGAPIGGGVRAWQMLYLDPGVIAQAAAAYEFEHPARKQPGLARDVLALYALVTSGAAPLACEALLLRVLAQAGGARGAPAAVPPSRGVPASLRHALALVDDDPAAALSLADLAAASGLGRYQVLRAFRRATGLTPHAYQMQRRLLLARRLIRQGMALADAAAAGGFADQSHMTRLFVRAYGVSPRGYALAARGA, from the coding sequence ATGTCCGCAGGCCGCTTTCTCATGCAGCGCAGCGCCCTCCCCGGCGTGCAGGCCGTGGACGCGTGCAGCCGCCACGCGTTCGCGCGCCATACGCACGAGCAGTTCGGCATTGGGGTGATGCGCGAGGGCGCGCAGGTGTCGCACAGCGGGCGCGGCCAGGTCGAGGCGGGGCCGGGCTACGTCATCACCGTCAACCCTGGCGAGGTGCACGACGGCGCGCCGATCGGCGGCGGCGTGCGCGCCTGGCAGATGCTGTATCTGGATCCGGGGGTGATCGCCCAGGCCGCCGCGGCCTATGAATTCGAGCACCCTGCCCGAAAGCAACCCGGTCTTGCCCGCGACGTCCTGGCGCTGTATGCGCTCGTCACGTCGGGCGCGGCGCCGCTGGCGTGCGAGGCGCTGCTGCTGCGCGTGCTGGCGCAGGCGGGCGGTGCGCGCGGCGCGCCTGCCGCGGTCCCGCCCTCGCGCGGCGTGCCGGCCTCGCTTCGCCATGCGCTGGCCCTGGTCGACGACGATCCGGCCGCCGCGCTGTCGCTGGCCGACCTGGCCGCCGCCAGCGGCCTTGGCCGCTACCAGGTGTTGCGCGCCTTTCGGCGCGCAACCGGGCTGACGCCGCACGCCTACCAGATGCAGCGCCGCCTGCTGCTGGCGCGCCGGCTGATCCGGCAGGGCATGGCGCTGGCCGATGCGGCCGCGGCCGGCGGCTTTGCCGACCAGAGCCACATGACACGCCTGTTCGTGCGCGCCTACGGCGTGTCGCCGCGCGGATACGCACTGGCCGCCCGCGGCGCCTGA
- a CDS encoding MarR family winged helix-turn-helix transcriptional regulator gives MSDAPPLGAAVPTDPLICNGAALRKATRRVSQLYDSVLAPCGLKVSQHSILVHIARAGSPSMTDLARAMVLDRSALAHNLKPLQRDGYVRMMRDPLDGRSRRVELTETGRAKLAESRRLWKDAQQRFEAAYGAERAAALRRSLADIFSDEFALAFSRG, from the coding sequence ATGTCCGATGCCCCGCCTCTTGGCGCCGCCGTCCCCACGGATCCGCTCATCTGCAACGGCGCCGCGTTGCGCAAGGCGACGCGCCGCGTGTCGCAGCTCTACGACTCGGTGCTGGCGCCGTGCGGACTGAAAGTCTCGCAGCATTCCATCCTGGTCCATATCGCGCGCGCCGGGTCGCCCTCCATGACGGACCTGGCGCGGGCCATGGTGCTGGACCGGTCCGCGCTGGCCCACAACCTCAAGCCCCTGCAGCGCGACGGCTATGTGCGCATGATGCGCGACCCGCTCGACGGCCGCAGCCGCCGGGTCGAACTCACCGAGACGGGCCGCGCGAAGCTGGCGGAGTCCCGCCGCCTCTGGAAGGACGCGCAACAGCGCTTCGAGGCGGCCTACGGCGCGGAGCGCGCGGCGGCCCTGCGGCGGTCGCTGGCGGACATCTTTTCCGACGAATTCGCGCTGGCCTTCAGCCGCGGGTAG
- a CDS encoding DUF6708 domain-containing protein — translation MYLYEWGFQWSKRQMSHEESLEASRKQRLMPGQSELNAPVNVGESVSNYTYDNESIYKYTDRYIDLRTPHDEKRGLITIFGGGIGVILIYMFVGLLMIAYDFSTKGHARNGEAVGAYDFAMLGLAALIPVAASYFYFKYCFRYLRLEAFTARRLIVRFNRVTRKVYLLRPKHLGGIQILDWDKTQIVLDKNMSELEGTGGFLILGWDKGDGVDLDGKPVDDMELTFVGKPTRNASELLAFWEYIRRYMEEGPDAAPAPKKLIDKFPWPWLSLKAAWRLDAQFLRHSALWVFVLLNILMLPAILIHAIGHWLSLLLCYEPKFPRVIEEATTDSAAFPSHR, via the coding sequence ATGTATCTGTACGAATGGGGATTCCAATGGTCGAAGCGTCAGATGTCCCATGAAGAAAGCCTCGAAGCCTCGAGAAAACAACGGCTTATGCCCGGACAATCCGAACTCAATGCTCCTGTCAATGTTGGCGAGTCGGTATCCAACTATACCTACGACAACGAATCAATTTATAAATACACTGACCGATATATTGATCTGCGCACGCCCCATGATGAAAAGCGGGGTTTGATAACAATATTTGGCGGCGGAATCGGCGTCATACTGATTTATATGTTCGTTGGCTTGCTCATGATTGCCTATGATTTTTCGACAAAGGGGCACGCAAGAAACGGGGAAGCAGTCGGAGCGTATGACTTTGCAATGCTGGGACTGGCCGCCTTGATTCCTGTTGCGGCAAGCTATTTCTACTTCAAATACTGTTTTCGTTATTTGCGTTTGGAGGCTTTCACCGCGCGCCGTCTTATCGTTCGATTCAACCGCGTTACGCGTAAGGTCTATCTGCTCCGTCCCAAGCATCTAGGGGGGATTCAGATCCTCGACTGGGATAAGACCCAGATCGTCTTGGACAAGAACATGTCGGAACTGGAAGGCACCGGCGGGTTTCTGATACTTGGGTGGGATAAGGGAGACGGTGTGGACCTGGATGGTAAGCCGGTCGACGACATGGAATTGACCTTCGTCGGCAAGCCCACCCGCAACGCCAGCGAATTGCTGGCCTTCTGGGAATACATCCGCCGCTACATGGAAGAAGGGCCCGACGCCGCTCCCGCGCCCAAGAAACTCATCGATAAATTTCCCTGGCCCTGGCTGTCGCTCAAGGCCGCGTGGCGCCTGGATGCGCAGTTCCTGCGTCATAGCGCATTGTGGGTGTTCGTGCTGCTCAATATCCTGATGCTGCCGGCGATTCTGATCCACGCCATTGGCCACTGGCTGTCCCTGCTGCTTTGCTATGAGCCCAAGTTCCCACGGGTCATTGAGGAGGCCACCACAGATTCTGCCGCTTTCCCTTCGCACCGCTAA
- a CDS encoding DUF6708 domain-containing protein encodes MYLIEWAFQLSKQQMSYEECREDVEKRARKPGQPELNAPYGIGESVSESVYHNESIYAHNDAFIDVRTFNDEKRGVITIFLGWIGIFLFYALAELGNISARRVITGQGPDGQPVLSSDYFFLIFMPLLCVGAIYIYFKYAFPYLRLESFTARRLIVRFNRVTRKVYLLRPDDLGGIRILKWEKAQPVIDKNMTELDGTGGFILLAWDRGDGVDLEGNPTDNIELAFVGKPTRNASELLAFWEYIRRYMEEGPEAAPAPKKLINKFPWPWLSFKVAWRLDTQFLRHSALWVFVLLNILILPAILIHATGHWLSLLLCYEPKFPRAIEEAGAPDKKRAAPR; translated from the coding sequence ATGTACTTGATTGAATGGGCGTTCCAGTTGTCGAAACAACAGATGTCCTACGAGGAGTGCCGAGAAGACGTCGAGAAACGCGCGCGCAAACCGGGGCAGCCTGAACTGAATGCCCCCTACGGTATTGGCGAGTCAGTTTCAGAATCTGTCTACCACAATGAATCGATTTATGCCCACAACGATGCCTTCATTGATGTCAGAACTTTCAATGATGAAAAGCGAGGGGTGATAACAATTTTCTTGGGTTGGATTGGGATTTTCCTCTTCTATGCGTTAGCCGAACTAGGAAACATTTCTGCCAGAAGAGTTATTACCGGCCAAGGTCCCGACGGCCAACCGGTCTTGTCATCCGACTACTTCTTCCTGATATTTATGCCATTGCTCTGCGTAGGGGCAATCTACATATACTTCAAGTACGCATTCCCATATCTGCGCTTAGAAAGTTTTACCGCCCGTCGCCTGATCGTGCGATTCAACAGAGTCACCCGCAAAGTCTATCTGTTACGCCCCGATGATCTGGGCGGCATTCGGATATTGAAATGGGAAAAGGCGCAGCCCGTCATCGATAAGAACATGACTGAACTGGACGGTACAGGCGGCTTTATCCTGTTGGCCTGGGATAGGGGCGACGGCGTGGATCTTGAGGGCAATCCCACCGACAACATCGAGCTCGCCTTCGTCGGCAAGCCCACCCGCAACGCCAGCGAACTGCTGGCCTTCTGGGAATACATCCGCCGCTACATGGAAGAAGGGCCCGAGGCCGCTCCGGCACCCAAGAAACTCATCAACAAATTCCCCTGGCCCTGGCTCTCATTCAAGGTCGCCTGGCGCCTGGACACCCAGTTTCTGCGCCACAGCGCGTTGTGGGTATTCGTGCTGCTCAACATCCTGATACTCCCGGCCATTCTGATCCACGCGACCGGCCACTGGCTGTCATTGCTGCTCTGCTATGAGCCCAAATTCCCTCGGGCCATTGAGGAAGCGGGCGCACCAGACAAAAAGCGAGCTGCCCCGCGCTAA